In a single window of the Pyrococcus sp. NA2 genome:
- a CDS encoding pyruvoyl-dependent arginine decarboxylase has product MSWTTPKKAIMLAASAEGSTKLNAFDNALLKMGIGNVNLVKLSSVIPAHIEWLDELPKNIPIGMLLPTVYAHIESDESGSTISAALGVGISENNEGGLIYEYAGYCTREEAEEMVRKMVEEGFKVRGWKLGEFRVVSAEITVKDKPAAAVAAVIMFPY; this is encoded by the coding sequence ATGAGCTGGACAACTCCAAAAAAGGCCATTATGCTGGCCGCAAGTGCTGAAGGAAGTACAAAGTTAAACGCCTTTGATAATGCTCTTCTAAAAATGGGAATTGGGAACGTTAACCTAGTGAAACTAAGTAGCGTGATTCCAGCCCACATAGAGTGGCTTGATGAGTTGCCAAAGAACATACCAATTGGAATGCTATTGCCCACCGTTTACGCTCATATTGAGAGTGATGAATCAGGATCAACGATAAGTGCCGCTTTGGGCGTTGGCATAAGTGAGAATAATGAGGGAGGACTTATTTACGAATATGCCGGGTATTGCACAAGAGAAGAGGCTGAAGAGATGGTAAGGAAAATGGTTGAAGAGGGATTCAAAGTTAGGGGATGGAAACTTGGCGAATTTAGAGTTGTCTCAGCTGAGATAACAGTTAAGGACAAACCTGCTGCTGCGGTTGCCGCCGTGATAATGTTTCCTTACTGA
- a CDS encoding DUF2095 family protein, with protein MNERKKKPIDELPWQEYDIEEFRKKFPALAKELEETGGKIEITGIRLDEYQVLEEEEEDKIDFSGYNPTIIDFLRRCETEEEALEIINWMEKQGEITPEMAKALRVTLVHKGVRAFGPKKEWGWYEKHGKH; from the coding sequence ATGAATGAGAGAAAAAAGAAGCCCATAGATGAACTTCCTTGGCAGGAATATGATATAGAGGAGTTCAGAAAGAAGTTTCCAGCATTAGCTAAGGAGTTAGAGGAAACAGGGGGGAAGATAGAGATAACGGGAATAAGGCTTGATGAGTATCAGGTGCTTGAAGAGGAAGAGGAGGATAAGATAGACTTCTCAGGTTACAACCCAACAATCATAGATTTCTTGAGAAGATGTGAAACAGAAGAGGAAGCTTTGGAGATAATAAATTGGATGGAGAAGCAGGGTGAGATTACACCAGAGATGGCAAAGGCTCTTAGAGTTACACTAGTACATAAGGGTGTGAGGGCATTCGGACCCAAAAAAGAATGGGGATGGTACGAGAAGCATGGGAAACATTAA
- a CDS encoding intein-containing RctB family protein: protein MTVPLKRIDKIRWEIPKFDKRMRVPGRVYADDVLLEKMKSDRTLEQAANVAMLPGIYKYSIVMPDGHQGYGFPIGGVAAFDVKEGVISPGGIGYDINCLAPGSRVLTEHGYWIKIEELPEKFKLQGVKVYNLDEGHNDASKIAFVAEREVEENEMAVRIVTESGKVIEGSEDHPVLTPQGYVYLGNIKEGDLVIVYPFEGVEYEERQGVILDEKAFEGEDPQVLKFLSEKNLIPLRWDDPKIGTIARILGFAFGNGHLDEMAGRLTLAFYGKEETLKELKKDLEKLGISASLYVHEQDYSIGYEGKSVSAELRVTSRSFALLLEKLGMPRGKKTEKAYCVPKWIMEAPLWVKRNFLAGLFAADGSIVEFKGNTPLPINLTHSKDEELSESLIEFFGDVAKLLAEFGIKTTIYEVKSGKGVTYRLSIVGEESIKTFVERINYEYDLEKKAKGLIAAAYLKLKERVRDEHRKAIEKAIEVYERTGSIHDGYREPRVPKDFPTFEEFARERGYEGGFVAERVVKVERVRPSYTKFYDIGVYHEAHNFIANGIVVHNCGVRLIRTNLTEKEVRPKIKQLVDTLFKNVPSGVGSEGRIKLRWTQIDDVLVDGAKWAVDNGYGWERDLERLEEGGRMEGADPDAVSQRAKQRGAPQLGSLGSGNHFLEVQVVDKVYDEEIAKAYGLFEGQVVVMVHTGSRGLGHQVASDYLRIMERAIRKYRIPWPDRELVSVPFESEEGQKYFSAMKAAANFAWANRQMITHWVRESFQEVFRQDPEGDLGMDIVYDVAHNIGKVEEHEVNGKKVKVIVHRKGATRAFPPGHEAVPKIYRDVGQPVLIPGSMGTASYVLAGTEGAMRETFGSTCHGAGRVLSRKAATRQYRGDRIRQELLNRGIYVRAASMRVVAEEAPGAYKNVDNVVKVVSEAGIAKLVARMRPIGVAKG, encoded by the coding sequence ATGACAGTCCCGCTAAAAAGGATAGATAAGATAAGGTGGGAGATTCCAAAGTTTGACAAAAGAATGAGAGTACCAGGGAGAGTTTATGCTGATGATGTTCTTCTTGAAAAAATGAAGAGTGATAGAACCTTAGAGCAAGCTGCTAATGTTGCAATGCTTCCAGGAATATACAAATATTCAATAGTCATGCCCGATGGTCACCAGGGATATGGTTTTCCAATCGGTGGTGTTGCGGCCTTTGATGTTAAAGAGGGTGTCATAAGTCCTGGAGGAATAGGATACGACATTAACTGCCTTGCCCCTGGCTCAAGAGTTCTAACGGAACATGGCTACTGGATTAAAATTGAGGAACTGCCCGAGAAGTTCAAGCTCCAAGGAGTCAAGGTCTACAACCTCGACGAGGGGCACAACGACGCCTCGAAGATAGCCTTCGTAGCCGAGAGAGAGGTTGAAGAGAACGAAATGGCCGTGAGGATAGTGACGGAGAGCGGGAAGGTCATAGAGGGCAGCGAGGATCACCCAGTTCTGACGCCCCAGGGATACGTTTACCTTGGGAACATCAAGGAAGGGGACCTGGTGATAGTTTATCCCTTCGAGGGCGTGGAGTACGAGGAGAGACAGGGCGTTATCCTCGATGAGAAAGCATTCGAGGGCGAAGATCCCCAGGTTCTGAAGTTCCTCAGCGAGAAAAACCTGATTCCGCTTCGCTGGGATGATCCGAAGATTGGAACGATAGCGAGAATACTTGGCTTTGCCTTTGGGAATGGACATCTGGACGAGATGGCCGGAAGGCTGACTCTTGCTTTCTACGGGAAGGAGGAGACGCTTAAGGAGCTCAAAAAAGACCTTGAGAAGCTTGGAATAAGTGCAAGCCTCTACGTCCACGAGCAGGACTACAGCATCGGCTATGAGGGTAAGAGCGTCTCTGCGGAACTCAGGGTTACGTCGAGAAGCTTCGCGCTACTCCTCGAAAAGCTTGGAATGCCGAGGGGCAAGAAGACCGAAAAAGCCTACTGCGTTCCCAAATGGATAATGGAGGCTCCCCTCTGGGTTAAGAGAAACTTCTTGGCAGGACTCTTCGCGGCCGATGGAAGTATAGTGGAGTTCAAGGGCAACACCCCGCTCCCGATAAACCTCACTCACTCGAAGGACGAGGAACTTTCCGAAAGCCTCATCGAGTTCTTTGGTGACGTTGCAAAGCTTCTCGCTGAGTTCGGCATAAAGACGACCATTTACGAGGTCAAGTCAGGGAAAGGAGTAACTTACAGACTCTCGATAGTGGGCGAGGAGAGCATTAAGACCTTCGTTGAGAGAATAAACTACGAGTACGATCTTGAGAAGAAGGCCAAGGGCTTAATCGCAGCTGCCTACCTCAAGCTCAAGGAGCGCGTTAGGGATGAACACAGGAAGGCCATAGAGAAGGCAATTGAAGTGTACGAGAGAACCGGGAGCATCCACGATGGTTACAGAGAGCCAAGGGTTCCAAAGGATTTCCCGACCTTTGAGGAGTTCGCCAGAGAGAGGGGCTACGAAGGCGGCTTTGTTGCAGAGAGGGTCGTTAAGGTCGAGAGGGTTAGGCCAAGCTACACTAAATTCTACGACATCGGCGTCTACCACGAGGCCCACAACTTCATAGCCAACGGCATCGTCGTCCACAACTGTGGCGTCAGGCTTATTAGAACCAACCTCACCGAGAAGGAGGTCAGACCAAAGATCAAGCAACTCGTTGATACGCTATTCAAGAACGTTCCGAGTGGTGTGGGTAGCGAGGGTAGAATTAAGCTTCGCTGGACTCAGATAGATGACGTTCTGGTGGATGGTGCAAAGTGGGCAGTTGATAACGGCTATGGATGGGAGAGAGACCTTGAAAGGCTTGAAGAAGGGGGTAGAATGGAGGGTGCTGATCCAGATGCAGTAAGTCAAAGAGCAAAGCAGAGAGGAGCTCCACAATTGGGATCTCTTGGTTCAGGAAATCACTTCCTTGAGGTTCAGGTTGTTGACAAGGTTTATGATGAGGAGATAGCAAAGGCTTATGGCCTATTTGAAGGTCAAGTAGTTGTCATGGTCCACACGGGTTCAAGGGGACTTGGTCATCAAGTTGCAAGTGATTACCTAAGAATCATGGAGAGGGCGATTAGAAAGTACAGGATTCCCTGGCCAGATAGAGAATTGGTTAGCGTTCCCTTTGAGAGCGAGGAAGGTCAAAAGTATTTCAGTGCAATGAAGGCTGCTGCAAACTTTGCATGGGCTAACAGACAGATGATAACCCACTGGGTGAGAGAGAGCTTCCAGGAGGTATTTAGGCAGGATCCTGAAGGAGATCTTGGAATGGACATAGTCTATGATGTTGCTCACAATATAGGAAAAGTTGAGGAACATGAAGTGAATGGAAAGAAGGTTAAGGTTATAGTCCACAGGAAGGGTGCAACTAGAGCATTCCCACCTGGACATGAAGCAGTTCCAAAGATATACAGGGACGTTGGCCAGCCGGTTCTGATTCCTGGGAGCATGGGTACGGCAAGTTACGTTTTGGCTGGAACTGAGGGAGCAATGAGGGAGACCTTTGGTTCAACGTGCCATGGAGCTGGAAGAGTTCTCAGTAGGAAAGCTGCAACTAGGCAATACAGAGGAGATAGGATTAGACAGGAGCTCCTAAACAGAGGAATCTACGTTAGAGCTGCAAGCATGAGGGTTGTAGCTGAGGAGGCTCCAGGAGCTTACAAGAACGTTGATAATGTAGTCAAAGTTGTGAGTGAGGCAGGGATAGCAAAGCTGGTCGCCAGGATGAGACCGATAGGTGTTGCTAAGGGTTGA
- a CDS encoding MoaD/ThiS family protein encodes MRVRLMGVFSHLAGTDEIEVKITGKKRVGDILREIIPRFDEVKDKIIVINGKVAREDAEVTDEDFVKVMPVLSGG; translated from the coding sequence ATGAGAGTAAGACTGATGGGAGTATTCTCCCATTTGGCTGGTACTGATGAAATTGAGGTAAAAATAACTGGAAAGAAGAGGGTTGGAGACATTTTAAGAGAGATAATCCCAAGATTTGACGAAGTTAAGGATAAGATAATAGTTATAAATGGAAAAGTTGCTAGGGAGGATGCGGAGGTTACGGACGAGGATTTCGTAAAGGTAATGCCAGTCCTAAGTGGGGGATAG
- a CDS encoding MBL fold metallo-hydrolase: MIVYFIGTGGSEGIPVHLCNCSSCNEARKFKFAQRKPSTLAIVSKSGNVLLFDVGTDIREFLNVPLDAIFLTHWHHDHIYGLYKLRWIARETKLYAPKGHADALILKDPKNLRPRIIKAEESFYFGDLKVKSVKLNHQVETFGYIVEEYGKRVAILYDTKGLPRRTEALLEELTPLRLVIVDATYPPGYDDPYHNNVDEGAEIGVKIAERTVLSHISHKNLPFLELVRYTKEKWKDRVLVAYDGMVFYV; this comes from the coding sequence ATGATAGTCTATTTCATAGGAACAGGAGGAAGTGAGGGAATTCCCGTTCATCTCTGTAATTGCAGCTCATGTAATGAAGCAAGAAAGTTTAAATTTGCCCAAAGAAAGCCATCAACTTTGGCAATAGTCAGCAAAAGCGGAAATGTTCTGTTATTTGATGTTGGAACCGATATAAGGGAATTTCTTAATGTTCCCCTCGATGCAATATTCCTAACGCACTGGCATCATGATCATATCTATGGTCTCTACAAGCTCAGATGGATCGCCAGAGAAACCAAGCTTTACGCCCCTAAAGGACATGCCGATGCGTTGATACTCAAAGATCCAAAGAATCTAAGGCCAAGAATTATAAAGGCCGAAGAAAGCTTTTACTTTGGAGACCTTAAGGTTAAGAGCGTTAAGCTTAATCATCAAGTCGAGACTTTTGGATACATCGTCGAAGAGTATGGAAAGAGGGTGGCAATTCTTTATGATACGAAGGGTTTACCTAGAAGAACCGAGGCTCTCCTCGAAGAGCTAACTCCCCTAAGATTGGTGATTGTTGATGCAACGTATCCTCCTGGCTATGATGATCCCTATCACAATAATGTTGATGAAGGAGCTGAGATTGGAGTAAAGATAGCCGAAAGAACAGTTTTGAGCCACATTTCCCATAAAAACTTACCTTTTCTCGAGTTAGTTAGATATACAAAAGAGAAGTGGAAAGATAGAGTCCTCGTAGCTTACGATGGAATGGTTTTTTATGTTTAG
- the minD gene encoding cell division ATPase MinD codes for MEGRSIVFASGKGGTGKTTTVANIGVALAQFGKEVILIDADITMANLSLILGMEDIPVTLHDVLAGEADLKDAIYEGPAGVKVIPGGLSLEKVKKARPERLRELIREISQMGDFILIDAPAGLELTSVTALLIGKELIVVTNPEIAAITDSLKTKLVAEKLGTLPLGAILNRVTSEKTELSKEEIEALLEVPVLGIVPEDPEVKRASAYGVPLVVKNPTSPAAIAYKQIAAKLAGIKWKPPEPESPVKRIFKALFGGRRR; via the coding sequence TTGGAAGGAAGGTCAATAGTCTTTGCCTCAGGAAAGGGTGGTACAGGTAAAACCACAACCGTTGCTAACATTGGCGTTGCACTTGCTCAATTTGGAAAGGAAGTGATACTTATAGACGCAGATATAACAATGGCAAACCTAAGTCTAATTCTAGGGATGGAAGATATTCCAGTGACGCTACATGACGTTCTAGCGGGGGAAGCAGATCTCAAGGATGCAATTTATGAAGGGCCAGCAGGTGTGAAAGTTATTCCTGGAGGACTTAGCTTGGAGAAGGTAAAGAAAGCAAGACCTGAAAGATTGAGGGAACTTATAAGGGAGATAAGCCAGATGGGGGATTTCATTCTAATTGATGCTCCTGCAGGTTTAGAGCTGACATCGGTAACTGCCTTGTTAATTGGAAAGGAACTCATCGTTGTGACAAATCCAGAGATAGCAGCAATTACTGACTCTCTAAAGACGAAGCTCGTTGCAGAAAAGTTAGGAACTCTGCCCCTAGGAGCAATCCTTAATAGGGTAACGAGCGAGAAAACTGAACTAAGTAAAGAAGAGATCGAAGCCTTGCTTGAAGTTCCCGTATTGGGCATAGTTCCTGAAGATCCAGAAGTTAAGAGAGCCTCTGCCTATGGAGTACCTTTAGTTGTTAAGAATCCAACAAGTCCCGCTGCCATAGCTTATAAGCAGATAGCGGCCAAACTGGCTGGAATTAAGTGGAAACCACCTGAACCCGAGAGTCCCGTTAAGAGAATATTCAAAGCTTTATTTGGAGGGAGGAGAAGATGA
- a CDS encoding ribonuclease P protein component 4, producing the protein MPRISREKREKRKVALERIDTLFTLAERVFKYSPELAKRYVELALEVQKKAKVKIPRKWKRRYCKKCHAFLVPGVNARVRLRTKRMPHVVITCLECGHIMRYPYIREIKEKRRQKST; encoded by the coding sequence ATGCCAAGAATTTCCAGGGAAAAGAGGGAGAAAAGGAAAGTTGCACTTGAGAGGATAGATACTCTTTTCACGTTAGCTGAGAGGGTCTTCAAATATTCTCCAGAATTAGCAAAAAGGTATGTCGAATTGGCCCTCGAAGTTCAAAAGAAGGCTAAAGTTAAAATTCCAAGGAAATGGAAAAGGAGATATTGCAAAAAATGTCATGCATTTCTAGTTCCTGGAGTTAACGCAAGAGTTAGACTTAGAACTAAAAGAATGCCACATGTTGTTATAACATGTCTAGAATGTGGGCATATAATGAGGTATCCGTATATTAGAGAAATTAAGGAAAAAAGGAGACAAAAATCTACTTGA
- a CDS encoding 7-cyano-7-deazaguanine synthase yields MLDSIIEEIKSFAEKAKLNQEKILVLFSGGKDSSLTLYLLKRAGLDVAALTFFHRWSWPEVVKWGMRFTKELGVEHYLVDITESLLKKAVGRKGPICIHCKKVMLWNAKWFALNNGFSILAKGDNANDKIVGTLLDQCPGDIRLCEIPKIGIPIFRPLIKYKATMVEKLAEEAGIRPYRMYEHGRRKQWREGCPLQYIDEEERITPELMELAYKVNYEVSKIARKRKIRISVRVPSFEIMCWNCDKKTIEEVKRIVQEFQ; encoded by the coding sequence ATGCTTGATTCTATCATAGAAGAGATAAAGAGTTTTGCAGAGAAGGCTAAGCTAAATCAGGAAAAGATACTTGTCCTTTTTTCAGGAGGAAAAGATAGCTCACTAACGTTGTATCTTTTAAAACGTGCAGGTTTAGATGTTGCAGCTCTAACATTCTTCCATCGATGGAGCTGGCCCGAGGTGGTTAAATGGGGCATGAGATTCACAAAGGAACTTGGAGTTGAGCACTATCTCGTGGACATTACGGAGAGTCTACTTAAGAAAGCCGTTGGAAGGAAGGGACCAATATGCATCCACTGTAAAAAGGTAATGCTCTGGAACGCTAAGTGGTTTGCACTCAACAATGGATTCTCAATACTCGCAAAAGGAGACAACGCGAACGATAAGATAGTTGGAACGTTATTAGATCAATGTCCAGGGGACATAAGACTCTGCGAGATTCCAAAGATCGGAATCCCGATATTTAGGCCATTAATAAAATACAAAGCTACTATGGTAGAAAAATTAGCTGAAGAAGCTGGAATAAGACCTTATAGGATGTATGAACATGGAAGAAGAAAACAATGGCGAGAAGGTTGTCCTCTTCAATACATAGATGAAGAAGAGAGGATAACTCCAGAGCTTATGGAACTTGCATACAAAGTGAATTACGAAGTTAGTAAGATTGCTAGAAAGAGAAAGATCAGGATCAGCGTCAGAGTGCCAAGCTTCGAGATAATGTGCTGGAATTGCGACAAGAAAACAATTGAAGAAGTTAAGAGAATTGTGCAGGAATTTCAGTAA
- a CDS encoding AMP phosphorylase, which produces MRARVSILGVRTGHFTVFINPKDAEKWKLHPNDLVKIESGKRSIYGSVVIGDFIEEGSIGLSQDILESYQFSEGETVFISPSGTPESVRYIKKKMRGEKLRKVEIETIVRDIVDRKLRNTEISALVTAIEINGLDMDEIAALTIAMAETGDMLDIDRKPVMDVHSIGGVPGNKTNVLVVPIVAAAGLTIPKTSSRAITSAAGTADVVEVLTNVTLSLDEIKRIVEKIGACLAWGGALNLAPADDLTIHVERRLSLDPRGLMLASIMSKKYAIGSQYILIDIPTGKGAKVETIEEARSLGKDFIELGKRLGQYVEVAITYGGQPIGYTVGPALEAKEALETLINGKGPGSLVEKALGLAGLLLEMGGVAPKGLGKKVAREILESGKAYEKMREIIEEQGGDPNIKPEDIPIGDKTYTIQAPTSGYVTGIDNRAITAIAREAGAPEDKGAGVRLHVKVGEKVKEGDPLITIHAESESRLDKAIVLARRLEPIKIEGMVLQVLGNI; this is translated from the coding sequence ATGAGGGCGAGGGTCAGTATACTTGGCGTACGGACGGGTCATTTTACAGTCTTCATAAATCCAAAAGATGCCGAAAAGTGGAAGTTACATCCAAATGATCTCGTTAAGATAGAGAGTGGAAAAAGATCTATATATGGGAGCGTTGTTATTGGAGACTTCATTGAAGAAGGTTCAATAGGATTGTCTCAGGATATATTGGAGAGTTATCAGTTTTCAGAGGGCGAAACAGTTTTCATTTCACCGAGTGGTACTCCAGAGAGTGTTAGGTACATAAAAAAGAAAATGAGAGGCGAGAAGCTTAGGAAGGTTGAGATAGAAACAATCGTTAGGGATATTGTTGATAGGAAGCTGAGGAATACAGAGATAAGCGCCCTTGTTACTGCAATAGAAATTAATGGGCTCGATATGGATGAGATTGCTGCTCTAACAATTGCAATGGCTGAAACTGGAGATATGCTTGACATAGATAGGAAACCTGTGATGGACGTTCACAGCATTGGGGGAGTCCCTGGAAACAAAACTAATGTTCTCGTCGTTCCTATTGTAGCGGCTGCTGGGTTAACGATACCCAAGACAAGTTCAAGAGCCATAACGAGTGCAGCAGGAACAGCCGATGTTGTTGAGGTACTCACAAATGTTACACTCAGTCTGGATGAGATTAAAAGGATAGTGGAGAAGATAGGAGCCTGCCTTGCATGGGGTGGCGCTTTGAACTTGGCTCCAGCCGATGATCTAACAATCCACGTGGAAAGAAGATTAAGTTTGGATCCTAGGGGTCTAATGCTCGCAAGTATAATGTCAAAGAAGTATGCCATCGGAAGCCAATACATTTTGATTGACATCCCCACTGGAAAAGGAGCAAAGGTAGAAACTATCGAAGAAGCTAGATCTCTCGGCAAGGACTTCATAGAGCTAGGAAAGAGATTGGGACAATACGTGGAAGTTGCCATAACTTATGGAGGACAACCAATAGGATACACAGTCGGGCCAGCGCTTGAAGCCAAAGAGGCTCTTGAGACTCTCATTAACGGCAAAGGTCCAGGAAGCTTAGTAGAAAAAGCACTTGGATTAGCAGGATTATTATTAGAGATGGGTGGAGTCGCTCCAAAGGGCTTAGGCAAGAAAGTTGCCAGGGAAATCCTCGAAAGTGGAAAAGCGTATGAGAAAATGAGGGAGATAATTGAAGAACAGGGAGGAGATCCAAACATAAAACCGGAGGATATTCCTATTGGAGACAAAACTTACACGATTCAAGCCCCAACCAGTGGATATGTAACTGGGATTGACAACAGGGCGATAACTGCAATAGCCAGAGAAGCAGGGGCTCCGGAAGATAAGGGAGCAGGTGTTAGACTTCATGTGAAAGTTGGAGAGAAGGTTAAGGAAGGGGATCCATTAATAACGATACATGCTGAAAGTGAGAGCAGATTGGACAAAGCCATAGTGCTGGCAAGAAGACTTGAACCTATAAAAATAGAGGGGATGGTTCTCCAAGTGCTCGGAAATATTTAA
- a CDS encoding glycosyltransferase family 2 protein has product MFKGHTISVIIPAYNEEKNIGNVLKRIPKFVDEIIVVDDGSTDGTSIIAENFGAEVVKLERNSGKGVALREGIKIAKGEIVVFLDADGQHDPQEIPKLIEPIVTNRADFVIGRRVIKAGKRPIIRKISNFITTTLVRIKTGIKIEDSQSGFRAIKREFLPDIESQRYEVETEVLLKAIKRGARISEVEVSTRYDVETGHFRIIDIFRFLLALFKY; this is encoded by the coding sequence ATGTTTAAGGGACACACTATATCAGTGATAATCCCAGCGTACAACGAGGAAAAGAACATTGGGAATGTTCTGAAAAGAATCCCAAAGTTTGTCGATGAGATCATAGTTGTAGATGATGGTTCAACAGATGGGACCTCAATAATAGCTGAAAATTTTGGAGCTGAAGTCGTTAAACTTGAGAGAAATTCAGGGAAAGGGGTTGCCCTAAGGGAGGGAATTAAAATCGCAAAAGGCGAAATAGTAGTATTCCTTGACGCTGATGGTCAACATGATCCCCAAGAAATTCCAAAACTTATTGAACCAATAGTAACAAATAGAGCTGACTTTGTTATAGGAAGGAGGGTGATAAAAGCTGGAAAGAGACCGATTATAAGAAAGATCAGTAACTTCATCACAACTACCTTGGTAAGGATTAAAACTGGCATTAAAATTGAGGACAGTCAAAGTGGGTTTAGAGCAATTAAAAGGGAGTTTTTGCCAGATATAGAAAGTCAAAGATATGAGGTTGAAACTGAAGTCCTCTTAAAAGCAATTAAGAGGGGAGCAAGAATATCTGAAGTTGAAGTGTCAACTAGATATGACGTTGAGACTGGACATTTCAGGATTATCGACATATTCAGATTTTTACTTGCCCTGTTTAAGTACTAA
- a CDS encoding inositol-3-phosphate synthase, translating to MVRVAIIGQGYVASIFAVGLERIKLGELGYYGVPLANELPIKVEDIQIVASYDVDKSKIGLPLSEVVKRYWEGNIPESLQEVFVRKGIHLRSLRNLPIEATGLEDEMSLKEAIEHLVNEWKESKVEVILNVPTTESFVPFGKLEDLEKAIKEDNRDRLTATQVYAYAAAQYAKEVGGAAFVNAIPTLIANDPAFVELAKESNLVIFGDDGATGATPLTADVLGHLAQRNRHVLDIAQFNIGGNMDFLALTDKERNKSKEYTKSSVVEDILGYDAPHYIKPTGFLEPLGDKKFIAMHIEYVSFNGARDELIITGRINDSPALAGLLVDLARLGKMAVEKKTFGTVYEVNAFYMKNPGPKDARNIPRIIAYEKLRQWAGLPPRYL from the coding sequence GTGGTAAGAGTAGCTATTATTGGCCAGGGATATGTTGCCAGCATTTTTGCAGTTGGATTGGAGAGAATAAAACTCGGGGAACTAGGCTACTATGGGGTTCCACTAGCAAATGAACTTCCAATAAAAGTCGAGGACATCCAGATAGTTGCATCATACGACGTAGATAAGAGTAAAATAGGACTGCCACTTTCAGAGGTTGTCAAGAGATACTGGGAAGGAAACATTCCAGAGAGCCTTCAGGAAGTCTTCGTTAGGAAAGGAATACATCTGAGGAGCCTAAGGAACCTACCAATAGAGGCTACTGGTCTTGAGGATGAAATGTCACTAAAAGAGGCAATAGAACACTTAGTGAACGAATGGAAAGAGAGCAAAGTGGAGGTAATACTGAATGTCCCAACAACGGAATCGTTCGTACCATTTGGAAAGCTTGAAGATTTAGAAAAGGCGATAAAGGAAGATAACAGAGACAGGTTAACAGCAACTCAGGTTTATGCCTATGCAGCGGCACAGTATGCCAAGGAAGTTGGAGGAGCAGCATTCGTTAATGCAATTCCAACGCTGATAGCAAACGATCCAGCGTTCGTGGAATTGGCCAAGGAGAGCAATCTAGTTATCTTCGGTGATGACGGTGCAACTGGAGCAACACCCTTAACCGCAGACGTTCTAGGACACCTAGCTCAAAGAAACAGACATGTTCTTGATATAGCCCAGTTTAACATTGGAGGTAACATGGACTTCCTTGCCCTAACAGACAAGGAGAGGAACAAGAGCAAGGAGTACACAAAGTCCAGTGTAGTTGAGGATATACTTGGATATGATGCTCCACACTACATCAAGCCTACTGGATTCCTAGAACCACTTGGTGACAAGAAGTTCATAGCAATGCACATTGAATACGTAAGCTTCAATGGAGCCAGAGACGAGTTGATAATAACAGGAAGAATAAACGACAGTCCAGCACTAGCTGGATTGCTTGTTGACCTTGCAAGGCTAGGAAAGATGGCAGTTGAGAAGAAGACCTTCGGAACGGTTTATGAGGTCAATGCATTCTACATGAAGAACCCAGGACCCAAGGATGCCAGGAACATACCAAGGATAATAGCATACGAGAAGCTTAGACAATGGGCTGGCCTACCTCCAAGGTACCTCTAA
- a CDS encoding DUF356 domain-containing protein, which translates to MLNTIVLIRTDNFDKALTALSDLVRYGGMKIRGKPRIIPPALSDWAFEQIVGEKPRKKVKAHVVAQVDLPASKAIGRIRDIHPPAHIVVIPVGTHVHREILRLWGSFKELKGFHPPKETKRPPESEVESE; encoded by the coding sequence ATGTTAAACACGATAGTTCTCATAAGAACTGATAACTTCGACAAGGCCCTTACAGCTCTCTCAGACTTGGTCAGATACGGAGGGATGAAAATCAGGGGAAAACCAAGGATAATACCACCAGCACTTTCCGACTGGGCATTTGAACAGATAGTTGGGGAAAAGCCAAGAAAGAAGGTTAAAGCTCACGTAGTTGCTCAGGTTGACTTGCCCGCGTCAAAGGCCATTGGAAGAATAAGAGATATTCACCCCCCAGCACACATAGTGGTAATTCCAGTTGGCACCCATGTTCATAGGGAGATACTTAGGCTCTGGGGCTCTTTCAAGGAACTCAAAGGATTTCACCCACCAAAAGAAACTAAAAGGCCTCCAGAGAGTGAAGTTGAATCAGAGTGA